Part of the Deltaproteobacteria bacterium genome, TGAGTCCTTTTCCCAAACCGACACCAGGTTCAGGGTTAGTTGGGAAATGGCAGGAAGATCAACTCCGTTCAATTCTTCCTGGTCATTTCCACAAAAGTTTCGATTTGTTTTTCTACTTGGCCTGCGGCATAGCTGCGGGAATCGGTATGATCGGCTTCGATGATCAGGCCCGGTTTTCCGGTGATCTCCGAGACCTTTCTCTTGAGATCGAATTGATTGAGGGAGTAGGTCTTACAACTCCGATTGGAATGCATGATAAATCCATGGGCCTGGTATTTTTCCATCAACTCCACCATCTTGGCTGCTTTATGTTCCAAACCCAGGTTAAGGTGCACGGTGGCATAAGAACGGGAAAGACTTTCCAGGGGATTTCCCAGATCAACGGGCTTTAAGGTCCAGGCGGAAGTATAGGTATCGGCCACCAGAATGGCCCCGTGTTTAAAGAGCAGTCTGGACAGGTTCCGGATATCATACCAGATGGGAATATTGTCCCAGATGAGCCGGATCTCTTCCCGGGCAAAGGCCCCTTCCCCCCTTTTTACCCGCTCTTCGAGTTCCTTTTTCAATTTTTTATAATACCGGACCGCCCAGCCGGTTCCTCGCAGGGTAACGATCGGGGCCATATGGATAAAGGCATCAAAGGCGGCAAAAGGGGCCGGTCGGTTTCGGGAAAGTTCCAGGATCTCCTTCCACAGGGCCACGGCTTCCAGGGACCGTCCGGAAACTTTCAGAAAACGCTTTTCAGAAAAAGAGCGTTTACATACCCTTTCGAGAAAGGTGATATATTCTTTCATCTGCTGCTGGACGTAGGTTAAGGTATGGGAGTCTATTTGATCATGAATAAAAGGGGTATCCAGAAAGAATAGCGGAACGTTGAAGGCCCGGGCCTGGATTTCATACCACTTGATGACCGTGCCGCAAATGTTGTTGCCGCAGACCAGAAAATCAGGTTTGGGCAGAATCCCCAGAGGACCTTTGCCGCTTAAAGAGCTGCCGATATCGCAACGGGCATAAGAGCAGAGGTCCCGAGAGTATCCTTGCGATTCGGCGATCTCACAAAGAGATACAGACATTCGGCTGGCGCCACACATGGCCCCGTAATTTTCCGGATAAAAAGGCAGGACCCCCATGGCATAAAGGGGTTCCACCGGCCCCCCGCTGGTGATCCAGGCCACTTTTTTGCCGAACCATCGGGGATTCTTGGCCATCAGATAATAGCCCTTCATCAGACGGCGATAGGCTTTGACCGACTCGATTTCCCGGTAAGATTTTTCTTTTGAGGATGCGGTGGACATCGAACTCTTTGTCTTGGTGTTATCTATTATCGTCCATGGCCTTACACCTTGTACCGTGGACCTTTAAGTGAGCATTTCCACAAAGGCCTGGAGCCTTATTTTAACCTGCTCCCTGCCCTGGGACGGATCTTCGATTTCCAATAATAAGGAAGGATAGCCTTCGGCTTCCAGAAATTTTTTCAAATCCGGATAATCAAAATAATAAGGTTCGCAGAATTTATAGAAGAGAAATATGACCCCCTTGGCTCCCGATTCCCGGACCTCTTTATAAAGGATTTCCCGATGGGCCATGATGCCCTGATGTTTGGTGGGGCAAAGATAGGTGTTAAAATAGCGGTCCACCAAGGCCTCCAGAGGATCCTTATCCTCCGGAACGGTCAGACGTAGGAGACGTCCGCCACTGCACAGGTCGTCCTGGACAATCCTGGCCCCGGCCCCTTCAATCAAAGAAAACCAGTCACCTGAATGGACCATATTCCCGGAGAGGTAAACAGGCACCCCCCTGGATTGGCCCTCGGGCTCTTCGGGCCAGGCCGTAAGTAGCCGGGTCAGCAACTCCAGATAATGGTCCCGATCCATCTGGTAGCCGGCCCGAATAATTTGAGCCAGCACCTTCCCGGAAAGGCGGTTGGGGTCAAGGCGCATCCGGGCATACAGGGCGTGCAGTTGTTCCCGAATACGATTAAAAAGACGACTGGCTTCCTGCAGACCTTCCTGGGTAATCTTCCCCCAATTTTTTTCCAGGGCCCCTTTAAGGTTTTCCACCTCGGCCTTAAAATAGTCACGGGCCAAAGGCGAATCCAGGCGGGTTGGGACCATCAGATTGAATTGGAAGGAGAGGCGTTTTTTCAAGGTCCAGATATCGGCCAGACCCTTCATAGAGTCGCAGCTCTGGCAGAAGATGATCCCCTTGAGAAAATCCAAGTCTCCGCGAAGATAGCTTTCTAAAGCCGATTTCACAAAGTGGCAGCAATAGGCCGGTAGATGGGCCTGAGCACGGGATATTTTAATCGGCAGGTCCATAAGCCGGATGGGAACGGCCCCTGCGGCCTGAAGGAGTTCTTCGGGTACATAGGGGCAGAAATATCCGAGGGGTATCCGGCCCTGGGGAAGGTGAGAAGCGATTTCCGGATAACCCCAGGAGGCGATTTCCTCCACTTCTTTAACTATTGTTGAAAAGAGTGTTTCTTGAGTCAATTAGGCCCTGAGAACCTGATGAAATCGTAAAATTTATTGAAGATCTTAACTACATATAAGAAATAGATCCAGGGGTCAAGAAAAATTAACGGGGAAAGGAGCACTTGCAATTCCTCTTAAAAACTGCCATGATAAATTTAGTTCAAGCTCAAAGATCAAGGCTGAAAGCAAATAGGTCAGTCCTGGGCCGATAGCAAACTGTAGCAAACTGTAGGGTGGGTGGAGTGATAACGGAACCCACCGATTAATTTGGCCCTTATGTCAGCTTTATTTTCCCTATTGGTGGGTTACACTTCGTTGCACCCACCCTACAGGAATTTCACTTAAAGATAGCCAAATATTTGAAATCCTGGAATCTAGGAGTTAGAATTGTTTATGGATGGGTTAATCCCTTCACAAGAAAGAATCTTATTAAGGGTCCAGCAGGGGAAAAAGGAACACCCCGAGTATGAATCCTTTTTGGACTTTTGGGAAAAGATATTATCCGTCCAGGCTGCCTTTAATTCCAGAATTAAAGTTGCGGAGGTAGACCTCCCCGAGTCGTTAACCCCTCTGAAATTAAAAGAAGGCTTTCCGCTTATGGTCTGGAATAAGGCTCTATTTGAAGAAAGCCTTTTTCAAGAAGTCTTCCTCGCCCTCTGCCAGGCAACCCGGGAAAGTAATAAGAAGTTTGAAAAGGAAATCCCCGGGATTGAAAAATGGCATAAGGATAATGGGCCGGCTTTTTCAGACTGGTTAAACCTTTTTTTTCAGGAAGAAAGAAAACCCTTTCTTCAGAAGGCCCATGATCACGGTCTGGATGCGGACTTGATGGTTTTTCTTTTTTCCGCTTCCTGGAAGCTTTTTATGAAGTCCTGGTCCGAAGCCTTAGCGCCTCGCCTCACCCCGATTAAAGAAGAATGGAATCGGGGGTATTGCCCGGTATGCGGCTCAGGCCCGCTGCTTTCTTTTTTGCAGGAAGACGGGAAAAGGGTAGCGGTCTGCTCGACTTGTGAGCAAATCTGGCCCATACCCCGCCTTTATTGTCCTAATTGTGGTAATACGGATCAGAAAACCCTGGGTTATTTTGTTGTCGAAGAAGATGAGGGGGATCGAATAGAAGTTTGTGACTTATGCCGACATTACCTGAAAACCCTGGATCTGAGAAAAAAAGGGGTCGATCCCATACCGGTGATAGAAGATCTTTTGACGACCCACTTGGACCTTTGGGCCCAAAAAAAGGGGTATAAAAAGCAGCCGCTCTTTGTTCGAAAATAGGGATCAGGGGCCGGGGATCAGGGGTCTGTGGTCGGGGGTCAATTGAAGACAAATTTGCAAGTTTCAAGTGTGAAAAACGTTGAACTATTTTTATTGGGATTTAGCAGGGGATAGGGGGGAAACCTTCTGATGAAAATTCATTTCAAGGTCTGGCTGGAAAAAGATAATCATGTCCTGTTTGGGGAAGGCCGAAAACAGCTTCTCCAGGCCATTGACGACGAGGGTTCCCTGGCCCAGGCGGCCAAGAAGATGAATATGTCCTATCGGGCGGCCTGGGGCCGGCTGAAGGCCTCTGAGGATCGACTGGGTTTCGCCCTGGCGGAAAAAGATTCCAGTCTGGGGAAAAAAGGGGGCTTGCATCTGACGCCCAAAGGAAAGGCCCTGCTGGATCAATACAAAACCATTCATCAAGCCCTGGAATCATTGGTCGACCGATTGGAGCAAAAAATTTTTTGAGAAGAGCGATGGAAAAAGGGCTGTCGGATCTTGAAAAATCCATCATCCGGGAACTGACCGGTGATCTGCCGGTCACCGCCCAACCCTTTGTCCTCCTGGCCCAAAAATTGGGTATCTCTCAAAGACAGCTCCTGAGTATTATAAAAAGATTGAAAGAAGAAGGCCGTATCCGCCGGTTCGGGGCTACCCTCAGACACCGGAATTCGGGCTTTTCCGCCAATGCCATGGTGGTTTGGAATATCCCTGAGGAAAAAATCGACGAGGTGGGTCGGGCCATGGCCTCTTTTCGTGAGGTGACCCATTGCTACCATCGCCGGCCGCAAAGAGACTGGAAATATAACTTGTTTACCATGGTCCACGGTCCCAGCGAAGAGGCCTGCCGGCAGATAGCCCAAAAAATTTCAAAGGCTACGGCCATGACCGACTATCAATTACTCTTCAGTCGGAAGGAATTAAAAAAGACCACTATGAGGTACTTTTATGAATAATCCTGGTCCGAAATCGGAAGCCCTTTTTACCCGTGGGCAAAAGGTTATTCCTGGAGGGGTCAACAGCCCGGTGCGGGCTGCCAGGGCGGTCGGCACTTTCCCTTTGTTTATCAGTCGAGCCGAAGGCTCCAAGCTCTATGATGTGGATGGCCATGCCTATATCGACTATGTGGGGTCCTGGGGCCCCCTCATCCTGGGCCATGCCCATCCCCGGATCGTAGAATCGGTGACCCAGGCGGCGATTAAAGGGACCAGTTTCGGGGCCCCGACCGAGGCCGAGATCCTGTTGGCGGAACGGATCGTGAGCGCCATCCCTTCCATTGAAAAG contains:
- a CDS encoding 2-hydroxyacyl-CoA dehydratase — translated: MSTASSKEKSYREIESVKAYRRLMKGYYLMAKNPRWFGKKVAWITSGGPVEPLYAMGVLPFYPENYGAMCGASRMSVSLCEIAESQGYSRDLCSYARCDIGSSLSGKGPLGILPKPDFLVCGNNICGTVIKWYEIQARAFNVPLFFLDTPFIHDQIDSHTLTYVQQQMKEYITFLERVCKRSFSEKRFLKVSGRSLEAVALWKEILELSRNRPAPFAAFDAFIHMAPIVTLRGTGWAVRYYKKLKKELEERVKRGEGAFAREEIRLIWDNIPIWYDIRNLSRLLFKHGAILVADTYTSAWTLKPVDLGNPLESLSRSYATVHLNLGLEHKAAKMVELMEKYQAHGFIMHSNRSCKTYSLNQFDLKRKVSEITGKPGLIIEADHTDSRSYAAGQVEKQIETFVEMTRKN
- a CDS encoding 2-hydroxyacyl-CoA dehydratase yields the protein MTQETLFSTIVKEVEEIASWGYPEIASHLPQGRIPLGYFCPYVPEELLQAAGAVPIRLMDLPIKISRAQAHLPAYCCHFVKSALESYLRGDLDFLKGIIFCQSCDSMKGLADIWTLKKRLSFQFNLMVPTRLDSPLARDYFKAEVENLKGALEKNWGKITQEGLQEASRLFNRIREQLHALYARMRLDPNRLSGKVLAQIIRAGYQMDRDHYLELLTRLLTAWPEEPEGQSRGVPVYLSGNMVHSGDWFSLIEGAGARIVQDDLCSGGRLLRLTVPEDKDPLEALVDRYFNTYLCPTKHQGIMAHREILYKEVRESGAKGVIFLFYKFCEPYYFDYPDLKKFLEAEGYPSLLLEIEDPSQGREQVKIRLQAFVEMLT
- a CDS encoding formate dehydrogenase accessory protein FdhE; the protein is MDGLIPSQERILLRVQQGKKEHPEYESFLDFWEKILSVQAAFNSRIKVAEVDLPESLTPLKLKEGFPLMVWNKALFEESLFQEVFLALCQATRESNKKFEKEIPGIEKWHKDNGPAFSDWLNLFFQEERKPFLQKAHDHGLDADLMVFLFSASWKLFMKSWSEALAPRLTPIKEEWNRGYCPVCGSGPLLSFLQEDGKRVAVCSTCEQIWPIPRLYCPNCGNTDQKTLGYFVVEEDEGDRIEVCDLCRHYLKTLDLRKKGVDPIPVIEDLLTTHLDLWAQKKGYKKQPLFVRK
- a CDS encoding LysR family transcriptional regulator → MKIHFKVWLEKDNHVLFGEGRKQLLQAIDDEGSLAQAAKKMNMSYRAAWGRLKASEDRLGFALAEKDSSLGKKGGLHLTPKGKALLDQYKTIHQALESLVDRLEQKIF
- a CDS encoding Lrp/AsnC family transcriptional regulator, which gives rise to MEKGLSDLEKSIIRELTGDLPVTAQPFVLLAQKLGISQRQLLSIIKRLKEEGRIRRFGATLRHRNSGFSANAMVVWNIPEEKIDEVGRAMASFREVTHCYHRRPQRDWKYNLFTMVHGPSEEACRQIAQKISKATAMTDYQLLFSRKELKKTTMRYFYE